One part of the Salinimonas iocasae genome encodes these proteins:
- a CDS encoding diguanylate cyclase: protein MSNLILFGGRMRFLRALCLAFACFFSVISFIPASASAAVSRYVDWPQSILKQLVLVRDNPQQVIDDALPLLAEAQAPELKAGLYFVISRAYSSLMLHEKALTVSEQGLSLLTYDEQPWLHSYLELARAEALKGLGRAREGEREVAKAIRWAQQNQSHELLVYAYSVSGYMRLTLSETDEALSSFQKGYRLAEEASLRLSPADFSGMIALVYEYRDEPALAIPYFEEAQAHYRQTDQRLELANTLFGLGRSHLKLEHTEKGLQLLVESARLALDIQDIQGAAYSYQQISEQLIKGGQLNEAKSYLDDALQLFEDAKNPYQQIGVLLLQARIFLIENDHETALSLIRAAEKIALGDAFLPHQIQINHLKAEAFAARNDYEDAYTLLLAMHDDEQRLQREKNSQRLIKLKTAFDTEKQRAQNALLQEQNLRQQAELEQEREQQRYTAIVVTLLLIISLLLFWQHRISKRHQQRLENLANHDGLTGLLTRRKTLEDIEQQLNLAHRHDDHISLAVLDLDYFKQINDQHGHQAGDEVLKSFSALARQTFRNTDILGRIGGEEFLFAFPHTTIEDARKLLLRFSESVKDIPATINRDTLSLSVSIGLISGEHAKTPSALMALADEALYEAKAAGRDRIRIYSGHSDDVNEAR from the coding sequence GTGAGTAACTTGATTTTGTTTGGTGGCCGGATGCGTTTTCTCCGCGCTTTGTGTTTAGCATTCGCGTGTTTTTTTTCAGTCATATCATTTATACCGGCGTCGGCCAGCGCGGCAGTCAGCCGCTATGTCGACTGGCCTCAGTCTATCTTAAAGCAGTTAGTGTTGGTCAGGGATAATCCGCAGCAGGTAATTGATGATGCGCTTCCCTTACTGGCCGAAGCACAGGCGCCAGAATTGAAAGCCGGGCTTTATTTTGTCATCAGCCGCGCCTACTCCTCCCTGATGCTGCATGAAAAAGCCCTTACCGTTAGCGAGCAGGGGCTATCACTGCTTACCTATGATGAACAGCCATGGCTGCATTCCTATCTGGAACTGGCGCGGGCTGAAGCGCTAAAAGGTCTCGGACGAGCACGGGAAGGTGAACGCGAAGTAGCAAAAGCTATTCGCTGGGCGCAGCAAAATCAGTCTCATGAGCTACTGGTCTACGCGTACAGCGTTTCTGGTTACATGCGACTGACCTTAAGTGAAACAGACGAAGCCCTCTCCAGTTTTCAAAAGGGTTACCGACTTGCTGAAGAAGCCTCATTACGCTTATCGCCTGCCGACTTTAGCGGAATGATAGCGCTTGTTTACGAATACAGAGACGAGCCGGCACTGGCTATACCTTATTTTGAAGAAGCCCAGGCGCACTATCGTCAGACCGATCAGCGCCTGGAGTTAGCCAACACACTGTTTGGCCTGGGTCGTAGCCACCTTAAGCTTGAGCATACTGAAAAAGGGCTGCAGTTGCTGGTTGAGTCTGCACGCCTGGCTCTGGATATACAGGATATTCAGGGAGCGGCATACAGCTACCAACAGATTTCTGAGCAGCTGATAAAGGGTGGTCAGTTAAATGAGGCTAAATCTTATCTTGATGACGCACTGCAATTGTTCGAGGACGCCAAAAATCCTTACCAGCAAATCGGTGTGCTATTACTGCAAGCCCGGATTTTCCTTATTGAGAATGATCATGAAACTGCCCTTTCACTGATAAGAGCTGCTGAAAAAATCGCGTTGGGTGATGCATTTTTACCTCATCAGATACAGATCAATCATCTTAAAGCCGAAGCCTTTGCCGCCAGAAATGACTATGAGGATGCCTACACGCTACTACTGGCGATGCACGATGATGAACAGCGCCTGCAGCGTGAGAAAAACAGCCAGCGATTAATAAAGCTAAAAACGGCTTTTGATACAGAAAAGCAGCGCGCCCAAAATGCATTGCTTCAGGAACAGAACCTTCGCCAACAGGCTGAGCTTGAACAAGAACGAGAGCAACAGCGATATACCGCAATAGTGGTCACGCTTCTACTGATTATCAGCTTGCTACTGTTCTGGCAGCACCGAATCAGTAAGCGTCATCAGCAGCGGCTTGAGAACCTGGCCAATCATGATGGGCTGACGGGTCTTCTGACACGTCGTAAAACGCTTGAAGATATAGAGCAACAGCTGAACCTGGCCCATCGACACGATGATCACATTAGCCTGGCGGTGTTGGACCTTGATTACTTCAAGCAGATAAATGACCAGCATGGCCATCAGGCCGGCGATGAGGTACTGAAAAGCTTTTCAGCCCTGGCCAGACAAACCTTCCGCAATACCGACATACTCGGCAGAATTGGCGGGGAAGAATTTCTTTTTGCTTTTCCGCACACCACTATTGAGGACGCGCGCAAGCTTCTGCTGCGGTTTTCTGAGTCGGTGAAAGATATACCGGCTACGATTAACCGCGATACCTTATCATTGTCAGTCTCTATAGGGCTCATCAGCGGCGAACACGCAAAAACACCCTCAGCGCTAATGGCGCTGGCTGATGAAGCGCTTTACGAGGCTAAGGCAGCAGGCCGGGACCGCATCCGCATCTATAGTGGTCACTCAGACGACGTTAATGAAGCCCGCTGA
- a CDS encoding patatin-like phospholipase family protein yields MSKLILSLDGGGIRGAAATQFLAHVERVLSDEHGISIRDCVDYYAGTSTGAIIALALATTDISVAQVNRLYNHRSGKAIFAENRGFFEIDGINAPRYEGAGKTRFLKRWFNDATLSRAAERERHVLTVTFAVERHQPLVIKSHNREHARLKSYEVADSTSAAPTYFPSRPVQLGEPPEQRWLIDGGVVANNPTLCAIAEAQQLWPDIKTEDITVLSVGTGKRTRKINGPSTRGWGAYQWIRQGQIIDVLSDEQLVAYQAKAIVAEGNYIRVNAAMREQHGLPMPPDDAMDDYSQDNIARLKKMGDFWFEQYGDAVVSLLLGQYKGPSLDAINPETGRPG; encoded by the coding sequence ATGAGCAAGCTTATTCTTAGCCTTGATGGCGGGGGAATTCGTGGTGCTGCCGCCACACAGTTTCTGGCTCACGTAGAGAGAGTCCTGTCAGATGAGCACGGCATCTCAATTCGGGACTGCGTAGACTATTACGCCGGAACCAGTACCGGAGCAATCATTGCGCTGGCGCTTGCCACAACGGATATATCTGTAGCGCAGGTCAACCGGCTGTACAACCATCGAAGTGGCAAAGCTATCTTTGCTGAAAACCGTGGTTTTTTTGAAATTGACGGTATCAATGCGCCTCGCTATGAGGGCGCAGGGAAAACCCGGTTTCTGAAGCGCTGGTTTAATGATGCCACTTTATCTCGAGCCGCTGAACGAGAGCGGCATGTGCTGACTGTCACTTTTGCGGTAGAGCGTCATCAGCCACTGGTAATAAAAAGCCATAATCGTGAACATGCCCGTCTCAAAAGTTATGAAGTTGCTGATTCGACTTCAGCTGCACCAACGTACTTTCCCAGTCGTCCGGTTCAGCTGGGAGAGCCACCTGAGCAACGCTGGCTTATTGATGGCGGCGTTGTTGCGAACAATCCTACGCTGTGTGCAATTGCAGAGGCACAGCAGCTTTGGCCGGACATTAAAACAGAGGACATCACTGTATTGTCGGTTGGTACCGGAAAACGCACGCGAAAAATCAATGGTCCGTCGACCCGGGGGTGGGGTGCTTATCAATGGATCCGCCAGGGGCAGATTATTGATGTGCTATCCGATGAACAACTTGTTGCCTATCAGGCAAAAGCTATCGTGGCAGAAGGGAATTATATACGAGTTAATGCAGCTATGCGTGAGCAGCACGGACTGCCCATGCCGCCCGATGATGCGATGGATGACTATAGTCAAGACAATATTGCGCGGCTGAAAAAAATGGGGGACTTTTGGTTTGAGCAATATGGTGATGCAGTGGTTAGTCTGCTGCTGGGTCAGTATAAAGGCCCTTCACTTGATGCTATCAATCCTGAAACAGGCCGGCCCGGCTAA
- a CDS encoding Ig-like domain-containing protein, with translation MHKRLSLLLALPLTLSLSGCFDDDDDNDVEDMPDQENVAPEAISESFTTQVDTAFSEELTATDADGDALTYAVGEEPQQGTLELSDDGSFTYTPSEEVTGEDSFVYTVSDGVNDPVSATITITIEAQQVATSEYVRSAFNQAPTDEPLPVNGRELQQDVEDPDAFNDLIDQ, from the coding sequence ATGCATAAACGATTATCACTACTACTGGCATTGCCACTGACACTTTCGCTATCAGGCTGTTTTGATGATGATGACGATAATGATGTCGAGGATATGCCGGATCAGGAAAATGTGGCGCCTGAAGCTATTTCTGAAAGCTTCACTACGCAAGTGGATACCGCATTTTCTGAAGAGCTGACCGCAACTGATGCTGACGGAGATGCACTTACCTACGCGGTAGGTGAAGAGCCTCAGCAGGGTACGCTGGAACTTTCAGATGATGGAAGTTTTACGTACACCCCGTCTGAGGAAGTAACGGGTGAAGACAGCTTTGTCTACACGGTGAGTGACGGAGTAAACGATCCGGTTTCAGCTACCATCACTATCACCATTGAAGCGCAACAGGTGGCGACATCTGAGTATGTTCGCTCGGCCTTTAATCAGGCCCCGACAGATGAGCCGCTACCTGTAAATGGGCGGGAGCTTCAACAGGATGTTGAAGACCCTGATGCCTTTAATGATCTAATCGATCAGTAA